The Methyloferula stellata AR4 genome includes a window with the following:
- the cysW gene encoding sulfate ABC transporter permease subunit CysW — protein sequence MSEVILDRQHAPDLALAAKARARTRARRATPVTQDGPWLQAILVALAAAFLLFFLVLPLVAVFYEALRGGVATYFAALTEPDALSAIKLTLIVAAIAVPMNVAFGIAAAWAIAKFDFKGKSFLVTLIDLPFSVSPVVAGLIYVLLFGAQGLFGPFLQAHHIEIIFAIPGIVLATVFVTFPYVARELIPLMESQGTLDEEVALTLGASGWMTFWRVTLPNIKWALLYGVLLCNARAMGEFGAVSVVSGHIRGYTNTMPLHVEILYNEYNITAAFAVASLLALLALVTLAAKTLLEIYFGDEVGAKARRH from the coding sequence ATGTCTGAAGTCATCTTGGACCGTCAGCACGCACCCGATCTCGCCCTTGCCGCGAAGGCGCGCGCGCGAACCCGCGCGCGGCGTGCAACGCCGGTCACGCAGGACGGGCCATGGCTCCAGGCGATCCTGGTGGCGCTTGCCGCGGCTTTTCTCTTGTTCTTTCTCGTGCTGCCGCTCGTCGCGGTTTTTTACGAGGCATTGCGTGGGGGTGTTGCGACTTATTTCGCTGCGCTCACCGAGCCCGATGCGCTTTCTGCGATCAAACTGACGCTGATCGTGGCGGCGATCGCGGTGCCGATGAATGTCGCCTTCGGCATAGCGGCGGCCTGGGCCATCGCCAAATTCGATTTCAAAGGCAAGAGCTTTCTCGTCACCTTGATCGATCTGCCATTCTCGGTGTCGCCCGTCGTCGCCGGTCTGATCTATGTCCTTTTGTTCGGCGCGCAGGGTCTCTTCGGACCTTTCCTGCAGGCACATCATATCGAGATCATCTTCGCAATTCCCGGCATCGTGCTCGCGACCGTTTTCGTGACCTTTCCCTATGTCGCGCGCGAGTTGATCCCTTTGATGGAGAGCCAAGGCACGCTCGACGAGGAAGTGGCGCTGACGCTTGGCGCGAGCGGCTGGATGACGTTCTGGCGCGTCACTTTGCCGAACATCAAATGGGCGCTGCTTTACGGCGTGCTCTTGTGCAACGCGCGCGCTATGGGCGAGTTCGGCGCGGTCTCGGTCGTCTCCGGCCATATCCGCGGCTACACCAATACGATGCCGCTGCATGTCGAGATTCTCTACAATGAATATAACATCACCGCCGCTTTCGCGGTGGCTTCACTGCTCGCGCTGCTCGCCTTGGTGACGCTCGCGGCGAAGACGCTGCTCGAAATCTACTTCGGTGATGAGGTCGGTGCGAAAGCACGCAGGCATTAA
- the cysT gene encoding sulfate ABC transporter permease subunit CysT: MLQTLRRPSILPGFGFAFGTTLVYLGLIVLLPLSALVLRASGLGFSGLWAIATEPRVLAALKVSFGLALAAAGVNAVFGTIVAWVLVRYEFPGRRLLDAAVDLPFALPTAVAGIALASIYAPNGWVGALVAPLGWKIAFTPLGIGIALVFVGLPFIVRTIQPVLLDLESDVEEAAATLGASRLRTLRQVVLPVLVPAILTGFALAFARGVGEYGSVIFIAGNLPFVSEIAPLLIVVKLEGFDLTGATAIATLMLGAAFLVLLAVNLIQAVTRRRLGNV, translated from the coding sequence TTGCTCCAAACCCTGCGCCGTCCTTCGATCCTGCCGGGCTTTGGCTTCGCCTTCGGCACGACGCTCGTCTATTTGGGCTTGATCGTGCTTCTGCCTTTGTCGGCGCTGGTCTTGCGGGCCTCGGGTCTTGGCTTTTCCGGCCTCTGGGCGATTGCCACGGAGCCGCGCGTGCTCGCGGCCTTGAAGGTGAGTTTCGGATTGGCTCTGGCGGCCGCCGGCGTCAATGCCGTGTTCGGGACGATCGTCGCCTGGGTGCTGGTGCGCTATGAGTTTCCGGGCCGGCGGCTTCTCGATGCCGCGGTCGATCTGCCCTTTGCCTTGCCGACCGCCGTCGCAGGCATTGCGCTTGCCTCCATTTATGCGCCGAACGGCTGGGTCGGGGCGCTTGTCGCGCCACTCGGCTGGAAGATCGCCTTCACGCCGCTCGGCATTGGCATTGCACTGGTCTTTGTCGGTCTGCCTTTCATCGTGCGGACGATTCAGCCTGTCCTTCTCGATCTTGAAAGCGATGTGGAAGAGGCCGCGGCGACGCTTGGCGCATCGCGCTTAAGAACGCTGCGGCAAGTCGTTTTGCCAGTGCTTGTGCCAGCCATTCTCACGGGCTTTGCTTTGGCTTTCGCTCGCGGCGTCGGCGAATATGGCTCGGTGATCTTCATCGCGGGTAATCTGCCTTTCGTCTCTGAAATCGCACCGCTGCTGATCGTCGTGAAGCTCGAGGGCTTCGATCTGACGGGTGCAACCGCCATCGCCACTTTGATGTTGGGCGCGGCCTTTCTGGTTCTGCTCGCCGTCAATCTGATCCAGGCTGTCACGCGCCGGAGGCTCGGCAATGTCTGA
- a CDS encoding DUF2849 domain-containing protein yields the protein MLKIISANRLQDGIVVYAVAEGSWTADIDQAKRFTSEAEIEAGLKQAKTDEKRNLIVDPFAVDVEAEAKGLEALTLRNAIRAKGPTIDYRPSQDKSARDQSARS from the coding sequence ATGTTGAAAATAATCTCCGCCAATCGGCTGCAGGATGGGATCGTGGTCTATGCCGTGGCCGAAGGCAGTTGGACAGCCGATATCGATCAAGCCAAACGCTTCACCTCGGAGGCGGAGATCGAGGCCGGGCTCAAACAGGCCAAAACCGATGAGAAGCGCAATCTGATCGTCGATCCTTTCGCGGTCGATGTCGAAGCGGAGGCCAAAGGCCTGGAAGCCTTGACGCTGCGCAACGCGATTCGCGCCAAGGGGCCGACGATCGACTACCGTCCAAGCCAAGATAAAAGCGCCCGGGACCAAAGCGCGCGGAGCTGA
- a CDS encoding nitrite/sulfite reductase codes for MYRYDEFDAGFVAERVAQFRDQVARRLSGELTEDQFKPLRLMNGVYLQLHAYMLRIAVPYGTLSSRQMRKLAFIARRYDRGYGHFTTRQNIQFNWPALADCPDILAELATVEMHAIQTSGNCIRNITTDHFAGAAADELEDPRPYGEILRQWSSIHPEYSYLPRKFKIALNGAPHDRAAIQVHDLGFQIVKNDKGETGFTVYVGGGQGRTPLVARKLRDFLPKADLLAYSNAILRIYNLEGRRDNKYRARVKILVEDRGIDDIRAEVEADFAKHRDEHLTLPQAELDRIAAYFALPPLEERQAVSMACEVRKAGDPAFARFLKYNVVAHKNPGYGIVTISLKPVGGIPGDASAEQMEAVADLAEAYSQDEIRVAHEQNLVLPHVALDDLPAIFDKLVEQGLAEGNIGLVSDIIACPGLDYCALATARSIPIAQRLSERFGNGERAAEIGPLKINVSGCINACGHHHVGHIGILGLDKKGVESYQIALGGSADETCEIGQVLGPGFSTDEIIDAIEELVDTYLKLRTSKDEDFLATVRRVGLEPFQKAIYFAGENL; via the coding sequence ATGTATCGTTATGACGAATTCGACGCAGGCTTTGTCGCCGAGCGCGTGGCGCAGTTTCGCGATCAGGTCGCGCGGCGCCTCTCGGGCGAATTGACCGAGGATCAATTCAAACCCTTGCGCCTGATGAACGGCGTCTATCTGCAATTGCACGCCTATATGCTGCGCATTGCGGTGCCTTATGGAACCTTGTCATCGCGTCAGATGCGCAAGCTCGCTTTCATCGCGCGGCGCTATGATCGCGGCTACGGCCATTTCACGACACGGCAGAACATTCAGTTCAACTGGCCGGCGCTTGCCGATTGCCCGGATATTCTGGCCGAACTCGCGACCGTCGAGATGCACGCGATCCAGACCTCCGGCAATTGCATCCGCAATATCACGACGGATCATTTCGCCGGTGCCGCGGCCGACGAGCTCGAAGATCCCCGCCCCTATGGCGAGATTTTGCGGCAATGGTCGTCGATCCATCCGGAATATTCTTATCTTCCACGCAAGTTCAAGATCGCGCTGAATGGCGCGCCGCATGACCGCGCCGCGATCCAGGTGCATGACCTCGGCTTCCAGATCGTCAAGAACGACAAAGGCGAAACCGGCTTCACCGTCTATGTCGGCGGCGGCCAAGGCCGCACGCCGCTCGTCGCGCGCAAGCTCCGCGACTTTTTGCCGAAGGCTGACCTGCTTGCCTATTCCAATGCGATCTTGCGCATCTACAATCTCGAAGGCCGCCGCGACAATAAATATCGCGCACGAGTTAAAATCCTCGTCGAGGATCGCGGCATCGATGACATCCGCGCCGAAGTCGAAGCCGATTTCGCAAAACACCGCGACGAACATCTGACATTGCCGCAAGCCGAACTCGACCGCATCGCGGCCTATTTCGCTTTGCCCCCGTTGGAAGAGCGTCAGGCGGTGTCGATGGCCTGCGAGGTCCGCAAGGCCGGCGATCCGGCTTTCGCGCGCTTCCTCAAATATAATGTCGTGGCGCATAAGAACCCCGGCTATGGCATCGTTACGATCTCCCTAAAGCCCGTCGGCGGCATTCCGGGCGACGCCTCGGCCGAGCAAATGGAAGCCGTCGCCGATCTGGCTGAGGCCTATTCGCAAGACGAGATCCGCGTGGCGCATGAGCAGAATCTCGTTCTGCCGCATGTCGCGCTCGACGATCTGCCGGCGATTTTCGACAAACTGGTCGAACAGGGCCTCGCCGAAGGCAATATCGGACTCGTCTCCGACATCATCGCCTGCCCCGGCCTCGATTATTGTGCGCTGGCGACCGCCCGCTCGATCCCGATCGCGCAGCGCCTGTCGGAACGTTTCGGCAATGGCGAGCGCGCTGCCGAGATCGGGCCGTTAAAGATCAATGTATCCGGCTGCATCAATGCCTGCGGCCATCATCACGTCGGTCATATCGGCATTTTGGGGCTCGATAAGAAGGGCGTCGAATCCTACCAGATCGCGCTCGGCGGCTCGGCCGACGAGACCTGCGAGATCGGCCAAGTCCTGGGCCCCGGCTTTTCGACCGATGAGATCATCGATGCGATCGAGGAGCTGGTCGACACATATCTGAAGCTCCGCACCAGCAAGGACGAGGATTTTCTTGCAACCGTGCGGCGCGTCGGCCTGGAGCCGTTCCAGAAGGCGATTTATTTCGCGGGCGAAAATCTATGA
- a CDS encoding phosphoadenylyl-sulfate reductase, translating to MIAPDEGLFGDASTAAQLAARFMALDPQKLLRLAIEDLFPGRIALVSSFGADSAVLLHMVSEVDKATPVLFIDTLHLFPETLAYRDELVERLKLTNVKTIQPEADALAEADPEKFLWASDPDACCHLRKVLPLAKALEGYEAWITGRKRYQAETRASLPLFETENGRVKVNPLAAWSNEDVAAYFEKHHLPKHSLVAKGYPSIGCIPCTSQVKPGEDARAGRWRGRAKVECGIHIHAGSDI from the coding sequence ATGATCGCGCCGGACGAAGGCCTCTTCGGCGACGCAAGCACCGCCGCGCAACTCGCAGCCAGGTTCATGGCGCTCGATCCGCAAAAGCTCTTGCGGCTGGCGATCGAGGATTTGTTTCCGGGCCGCATCGCGCTGGTCTCAAGCTTCGGCGCCGATTCGGCCGTGCTGCTTCATATGGTCTCCGAGGTCGATAAAGCGACGCCCGTCCTCTTCATCGACACACTGCATCTGTTTCCCGAGACGCTTGCCTATCGCGACGAGCTCGTCGAACGCCTCAAGCTGACCAATGTAAAGACCATTCAGCCGGAGGCGGACGCGCTTGCCGAGGCCGATCCGGAAAAATTCCTTTGGGCGAGCGATCCGGACGCCTGCTGTCATTTGCGCAAGGTTCTGCCGCTCGCCAAAGCGCTTGAAGGCTATGAGGCCTGGATCACCGGGCGCAAGCGCTATCAAGCCGAAACGCGCGCATCTCTGCCTTTGTTCGAAACGGAAAATGGCCGCGTGAAGGTGAACCCCTTGGCCGCATGGTCAAACGAGGATGTCGCAGCCTATTTCGAAAAACATCACCTGCCGAAGCACAGCCTCGTCGCGAAGGGCTATCCGTCGATCGGATGCATTCCCTGCACATCGCAGGTCAAACCCGGCGAAGACGCACGTGCCGGACGCTGGCGCGGGCGTGCCAAGGTCGAATGCGGCATTCACATCCATGCAGGTTCCGACATTTGA
- a CDS encoding DUF934 domain-containing protein, with protein sequence MAFYKDSAFSTDSWRRLDESEDVPQDGRVILTLDQWQKHKTAQQNANIPLGLSLPPGVLVNRLDMDFSRFSLIVLEFPKYTDGRAYSMARQLRDDRHFTGELRATGDVLFDQLQLMARSGFDAFEITDASTIKLLEEGRQASMTHFYQPALGREIPAGTRPWARRTGD encoded by the coding sequence ATGGCTTTTTATAAAGACAGTGCCTTCAGCACCGATTCATGGCGGCGACTGGATGAGAGCGAAGACGTCCCGCAAGATGGTCGCGTCATCCTCACTCTGGACCAATGGCAAAAGCACAAGACGGCACAGCAGAATGCAAACATTCCGCTTGGCCTGTCTTTGCCGCCAGGCGTGCTCGTCAATCGGCTTGACATGGATTTTTCGCGCTTCTCGCTGATCGTGCTTGAATTCCCAAAATATACGGACGGCCGCGCCTATTCGATGGCGCGGCAGCTTCGCGACGACCGGCATTTCACCGGCGAGCTGCGCGCAACGGGCGACGTGCTTTTCGATCAATTGCAATTGATGGCGCGCAGCGGCTTCGACGCGTTCGAAATTACCGACGCGTCAACAATCAAGCTTTTGGAAGAAGGCCGTCAGGCGTCCATGACGCATTTCTACCAGCCGGCGCTGGGCCGCGAGATTCCGGCGGGCACGCGGCCTTGGGCGCGCCGCACCGGGGACTGA
- the otsB gene encoding trehalose-phosphatase, translated as MTTIQGDHIRRPHDLAEGGLAALAPPASSAYFLDVDGTLLDIKPHPGDVVADPALQELLMALQEKAGGAVALISGRTIQDIDRIFAPLRLPAAGTHGAMLRFDDGSTADAQSAPLQAVSGTVEAFVAAHPGLLFENKGAALTIHFRQRPELRPEVLALLSQCAIESDFVVLEGKMVAELKLVEFNKGTAIGTFMGLSPFSGRKPVFVGDDVTDEYGFDIVNKMDGLSIRVDRVEHPTKAHFRLVEPAALRAQLMTLLTAF; from the coding sequence ATGACGACGATACAGGGCGATCATATCCGACGGCCGCATGATTTGGCAGAGGGCGGCCTCGCCGCATTGGCGCCGCCTGCGTCCTCCGCCTATTTTCTCGATGTGGACGGGACGCTTCTCGACATCAAGCCGCATCCCGGCGATGTCGTGGCCGATCCCGCGCTTCAAGAGCTCCTGATGGCGCTTCAGGAAAAGGCTGGCGGCGCCGTCGCTTTGATCAGCGGCCGGACGATCCAGGATATCGACCGGATCTTCGCGCCGCTGCGTCTGCCGGCGGCGGGAACGCATGGGGCCATGTTACGGTTCGATGACGGTTCGACGGCCGATGCTCAGAGCGCGCCTTTGCAGGCTGTGAGCGGCACGGTCGAAGCTTTTGTTGCAGCGCATCCCGGACTTCTGTTCGAGAATAAAGGCGCGGCCCTGACCATTCATTTCCGGCAGAGACCGGAGCTGCGCCCCGAGGTGCTGGCGCTTCTCTCGCAGTGCGCCATCGAGAGCGACTTTGTCGTCTTGGAAGGCAAGATGGTCGCGGAGCTCAAGCTGGTCGAGTTCAATAAAGGGACCGCGATTGGAACCTTTATGGGGCTCTCGCCGTTTAGCGGCCGTAAGCCTGTATTTGTGGGGGACGATGTCACCGACGAATATGGTTTCGATATCGTCAACAAAATGGATGGATTGTCGATCCGCGTCGACCGCGTGGAGCATCCGACAAAGGCCCATTTTCGATTGGTTGAGCCCGCCGCGCTACGGGCACAACTGATGACTTTGCTCACTGCATTTTAG
- a CDS encoding class II aldolase/adducin family protein, giving the protein MKEKDLRESLVTRCRDLEKFGLNQGTAGNLSIRLGDTMLITPSAVPYDQLTPEMIASMPLDGEYGSWTGPLPPSSEWRIHLDILKGRPDVGALIHTHSLYATTLSMLRKPIPAAHYMIAAFGGPTIRCTDYAPFGTKELSDFALAGLEGRMGVLLGSHGMVVLGATLDEAMWRAVELETLAKMFYLAASIGKPAILDDEEIARIVERFKTYGYKPPKERETKAEKKRASKKAQAV; this is encoded by the coding sequence ATGAAGGAAAAAGATCTCCGCGAGAGCCTTGTCACCCGGTGCCGCGATCTCGAAAAGTTCGGTTTGAATCAAGGCACCGCCGGCAATCTCTCGATCCGGCTCGGCGACACGATGCTCATCACGCCAAGCGCCGTGCCTTACGACCAACTGACGCCCGAGATGATCGCCAGCATGCCGCTTGATGGTGAATATGGGTCTTGGACCGGGCCGCTTCCACCCTCGAGCGAATGGCGCATTCATCTCGATATTCTGAAAGGCCGCCCCGATGTCGGCGCGCTCATCCACACGCATTCGCTTTATGCGACGACGCTTTCGATGCTGCGCAAGCCTATTCCCGCCGCCCATTACATGATCGCGGCCTTCGGTGGCCCGACCATCCGCTGCACGGATTATGCGCCCTTTGGCACCAAGGAACTGTCCGATTTCGCTTTGGCCGGGCTCGAAGGGCGCATGGGCGTGCTTCTCGGCAGCCATGGCATGGTGGTCCTCGGCGCCACACTCGATGAAGCCATGTGGCGCGCGGTCGAACTCGAAACGCTCGCCAAGATGTTTTATCTCGCGGCCAGTATTGGCAAACCGGCGATCCTCGACGATGAGGAGATCGCACGCATCGTCGAGCGATTCAAAACCTACGGCTATAAGCCGCCGAAGGAGCGAGAGACGAAGGCGGAGAAGAAGCGCGCGTCCAAGAAGGCGCAGGCGGTGTAG
- a CDS encoding alpha/beta hydrolase — translation MVAIDRRAFVAASGSALIASDLARAETPAVDKTVWAMMSHAARDAAYNNGTAVADSTQIVDRWVAASTAFRAQHPKHLDLAYGPGERNKWDVFPSDNPKAPCLVFIHGGYWQARNREHFSCFAEGVLAHGWSCAMPGYTLAPAATLTQIAGEIRSALDWFGAQAGALGIEGPIILSGWSAGGHLAALALDHPIVKAGYAVSGIYELGPIRDTYLNEKLKLSDEEIVTLSPLRLPSVDKRLVIAYGTAELPVLIHNSRGFHAYRARSHHAGGLFPLPHANHYSGIEQLRSPDSLPTRTLLRLAEDIA, via the coding sequence ATGGTTGCCATTGATCGCCGCGCCTTCGTGGCAGCATCTGGCTCTGCGCTTATCGCATCCGATCTCGCGCGCGCGGAGACGCCTGCTGTGGATAAGACGGTCTGGGCAATGATGTCGCATGCGGCGCGCGATGCCGCTTACAACAATGGGACGGCGGTCGCCGACAGCACGCAAATCGTCGATCGCTGGGTCGCGGCCTCGACGGCCTTCCGCGCCCAGCATCCGAAACATCTCGATCTCGCCTATGGGCCGGGCGAGCGAAACAAATGGGATGTGTTTCCAAGCGACAATCCAAAAGCGCCGTGTCTGGTCTTCATCCATGGCGGCTATTGGCAGGCGCGCAACCGGGAGCATTTCTCCTGCTTCGCGGAAGGTGTGCTCGCGCATGGCTGGTCCTGCGCCATGCCGGGCTATACTTTGGCGCCAGCCGCGACATTGACGCAGATCGCGGGCGAAATCCGCAGTGCGCTCGACTGGTTCGGCGCACAGGCCGGCGCACTTGGAATTGAAGGCCCGATCATCCTGTCGGGCTGGTCGGCCGGAGGCCATCTCGCGGCGCTCGCCTTGGACCACCCGATCGTCAAGGCAGGCTATGCCGTTTCGGGAATCTATGAACTCGGGCCGATCCGCGACACTTATCTCAATGAGAAGCTCAAATTGTCGGATGAGGAGATCGTCACTTTGTCGCCATTGCGTCTGCCCAGCGTCGACAAAAGGCTGGTCATTGCCTACGGGACCGCGGAACTGCCGGTGCTTATCCATAATAGCCGCGGTTTTCACGCCTATCGGGCAAGGTCCCATCACGCCGGCGGGTTATTCCCGCTGCCTCATGCCAACCACTATTCGGGCATAGAGCAGCTTCGCTCGCCAGACAGCCTTCCGACGCGCACTCTGCTGCGTCTGGCGGAAGACATCGCCTAG
- a CDS encoding VOC family protein, with the protein MEYLHTMVRVTDLSKSLDFYCDKLGLVEVRRMENDKGRFTLVYLAAPADAEHAKKEQAPMVELTYNWDTEAYTGGRNFGHLAYGVDDIYATCDRLMKAGVTINRPPRDGYMAFIRSPDDISIELLQKGPAKPPQEPWASMQNTGVW; encoded by the coding sequence TTGGAATATTTGCATACGATGGTCCGCGTGACGGATCTTTCGAAATCCCTCGATTTCTACTGCGACAAACTCGGTCTCGTGGAGGTCCGGCGCATGGAGAATGACAAGGGTCGCTTCACCCTGGTCTATCTGGCGGCGCCGGCCGACGCCGAACATGCCAAGAAGGAGCAGGCGCCCATGGTCGAGCTGACCTATAATTGGGATACAGAAGCCTATACGGGCGGCCGCAATTTCGGGCATCTCGCTTATGGAGTCGATGACATCTACGCGACATGCGACCGGCTTATGAAGGCGGGCGTCACGATCAATAGGCCGCCGCGCGACGGTTATATGGCCTTCATCCGCTCGCCGGACGATATTTCGATCGAGCTTTTGCAGAAGGGCCCTGCCAAACCGCCGCAGGAGCCTTGGGCTTCGATGCAGAATACGGGTGTCTGGTAG
- a CDS encoding cation diffusion facilitator family transporter: MQDNSQIKERAALVSIGVKILLAAGKLAAGLMSGSLALLSEAANNIGDIAITLFSFIAIRIANKPADDKHPYGYAKVEALAALIETGFFFALTIYIFAQAIPRLTGQDTDVTPGILSFSVLIISIAVDSIRWYSLKKTAQATKSDVLAADAIHFGSDAIAAGLALIGLIAVHFGFQQGDALAAIGVAIFIAITGFSLGHRTIKTLIDAAPPGLTDRIKVITRAVPGVIAVDSLRLRPAGAEVLGDIGIAVPRTLPLERVAEIKSDITAAIQKFYPEVSVTVAARPIALDNETVLERVLLIAAKRHVPIHHVIVQEIDGRTSVSFDAEIDGAMPHAQAHEIVSGLEIDVRRELGADIEVESHMEPLEPRELPGHNVPDEIRAEIAAALSKRASEVGIISEVHNVRVRKTPAGLVVNYHCRVDPSLSVEEVHDHVDDLDHMAQADFPAIVRIVGHAEPDEA, from the coding sequence TTGCAGGACAATAGTCAGATCAAGGAAAGAGCGGCGCTCGTCTCGATCGGCGTGAAGATCCTTCTCGCCGCGGGCAAGCTCGCGGCTGGACTCATGTCCGGCTCGCTGGCGCTTCTATCGGAAGCCGCGAATAATATCGGCGACATCGCCATCACGCTCTTCAGCTTCATTGCCATCCGGATCGCCAATAAGCCAGCCGACGACAAACATCCTTATGGATATGCCAAGGTCGAAGCCCTGGCCGCCCTGATCGAAACCGGGTTCTTCTTCGCGCTGACGATCTATATTTTCGCCCAGGCCATCCCGCGCCTGACCGGCCAAGACACGGATGTCACGCCGGGCATCTTGTCTTTCAGCGTGCTGATCATCTCGATCGCGGTCGATAGCATACGCTGGTATTCGCTCAAGAAAACCGCTCAAGCTACAAAGAGCGACGTCCTTGCCGCCGATGCCATCCATTTCGGGAGCGACGCCATCGCGGCCGGTCTGGCGCTCATCGGCCTCATCGCGGTTCATTTCGGCTTTCAGCAAGGCGACGCCTTGGCCGCGATCGGCGTTGCCATTTTCATTGCGATTACCGGCTTCAGCCTCGGTCACCGCACCATAAAGACCTTGATCGATGCCGCACCTCCCGGCCTCACCGATCGCATCAAGGTGATTACGCGCGCGGTCCCAGGTGTCATTGCGGTTGATTCTCTGCGTCTGCGTCCAGCCGGCGCGGAGGTTTTGGGCGATATAGGTATCGCAGTGCCGCGCACCTTACCGCTCGAACGCGTCGCAGAGATCAAGAGCGATATCACGGCGGCGATCCAGAAATTCTATCCGGAAGTCTCGGTGACCGTTGCAGCGCGCCCGATCGCGCTCGACAACGAGACGGTATTGGAGCGCGTTCTTCTCATCGCGGCCAAACGCCATGTGCCCATTCATCATGTCATCGTCCAGGAAATCGACGGCCGCACCTCCGTCAGTTTCGACGCCGAGATCGACGGCGCCATGCCGCATGCCCAGGCGCATGAGATCGTGTCCGGTCTCGAAATCGATGTCCGCAGGGAATTGGGCGCCGACATAGAGGTCGAGTCGCATATGGAGCCGCTCGAACCGCGCGAGCTTCCGGGGCATAATGTTCCGGATGAAATCCGCGCCGAGATTGCCGCGGCGCTCAGCAAACGCGCCAGCGAGGTCGGCATTATTTCCGAGGTCCATAATGTCCGGGTGCGCAAGACGCCGGCGGGGCTTGTCGTCAATTACCATTGCCGCGTCGACCCGAGCCTCAGCGTCGAGGAAGTGCATGATCACGTCGATGATCTCGACCATATGGCGCAGGCGGATTTCCCGGCCATCGTGCGGATCGTCGGCCACGCCGAACCCGATGAGGCCTGA
- a CDS encoding MFS transporter, which produces MFLDLLRSRRFAPLFWCQFLSAFNDNFVRNLIAMLILFRLAPGHAGSLLTLAIGIFMLPSIFLSGLGGEWADASDKARVAKILKFAEIFVQMIAAIGIWFQSLPVLFLSLFGLGAISALFGPVKYGILPDHLAMRELTGGNALVEAATFLAILFGLIAGGLASRLSPAPDILIVQLMVIAAACAATSLLIPAARPHAKDLRVNPNVFASTITLLQDLKRDKRLWDGALAISCFWMTGAVALSLVPVVVRNRMGGGIEVETAISAFFAIGIAIGSLSAAVIAKGRIFLVPVPYAALGMGLFLLDLGWTTAHLPQAEGEIGLAYFLSSWLGIHIATDVIGLACAGGLFVVPLFAAVQFRAPADQRARVVGGVNILNSVFMVLATVATALLQSRWIGLEEPALLMGFGIFNCLVAAWVRRHINASSRKVEDFSD; this is translated from the coding sequence ATGTTTCTCGACCTTCTGCGTTCACGCCGTTTCGCGCCGCTGTTCTGGTGCCAGTTTCTTTCTGCCTTCAACGATAATTTCGTCCGCAATCTGATCGCTATGCTGATCCTGTTCCGGCTGGCGCCGGGCCATGCCGGATCGCTGCTGACCTTGGCGATCGGGATTTTCATGCTGCCCTCCATTTTTCTGTCGGGCCTCGGCGGCGAATGGGCCGATGCGAGCGACAAGGCGAGGGTCGCCAAAATCTTGAAATTCGCGGAAATCTTCGTGCAGATGATCGCGGCCATCGGCATCTGGTTTCAATCTCTGCCGGTCCTCTTTTTGTCTTTGTTCGGCCTCGGTGCGATTTCGGCTCTGTTTGGGCCGGTCAAATATGGGATTTTGCCGGACCACCTTGCGATGCGCGAACTGACCGGCGGAAATGCTCTGGTCGAGGCCGCGACCTTTCTTGCGATCCTGTTCGGCTTGATCGCCGGCGGCCTCGCATCGCGCCTATCGCCCGCCCCGGACATTCTCATCGTGCAATTGATGGTCATCGCGGCCGCCTGCGCCGCGACCAGCCTGCTCATTCCGGCCGCCCGTCCGCATGCCAAAGACCTGCGGGTGAACCCCAATGTCTTTGCTTCCACCATCACGCTTTTGCAGGACTTGAAACGGGACAAGCGCCTTTGGGACGGCGCACTCGCGATCTCCTGCTTCTGGATGACAGGCGCCGTCGCTCTGTCGCTCGTCCCCGTCGTCGTGCGCAACAGAATGGGCGGCGGCATCGAAGTCGAAACCGCGATCAGCGCCTTTTTTGCCATCGGCATCGCAATCGGATCATTGAGCGCGGCCGTCATCGCCAAGGGCCGGATTTTTCTCGTGCCCGTGCCTTATGCGGCGCTGGGCATGGGCCTGTTTCTGCTCGACCTCGGCTGGACGACCGCGCATCTGCCGCAGGCCGAAGGCGAGATCGGGCTCGCCTATTTTCTGTCGAGCTGGCTCGGCATTCACATCGCCACGGACGTCATCGGCCTTGCTTGTGCCGGCGGCCTGTTCGTCGTCCCGCTTTTCGCGGCCGTCCAATTCCGTGCGCCGGCCGATCAGCGTGCCCGCGTGGTCGGCGGCGTCAATATATTGAATTCCGTCTTCATGGTCTTGGCGACGGTCGCGACGGCTTTGCTTCAGAGCCGTTGGATTGGCCTCGAAGAGCCGGCGCTGCTGATGGGCTTCGGGATCTTCAATTGCCTCGTGGCCGCCTGGGTGCGTCGTCACATAAACGCATCATCTCGAAAGGTTGAAGACTTTTCGGATTAA